A single window of Cellulomonas sp. NTE-D12 DNA harbors:
- the rpsB gene encoding 30S ribosomal protein S2, producing the protein MAVVTMRQLLESGVHFGHQTRRWNPKMKRFIFTERNGIYIVDLQQSLTFIDSAYDFVSQTVAHGGTVLFVGTKKQAQEPVAEQAARVGMPYVNQRWLGGMLTNFSTVHKRLQRLKELEQIDFDDVAASGLTKKELLVLRREKDKLSKTLGGIRDMAKVPSAVWIVDTNKEHLAVDEARKLGIPVVAILDTNCDPDQVDYPIPGNDDAIRAVQLLTRVIADAVADGLLKRHSGAPAAAEGAGTVEAEPLAEWERELLAGAEADLAAADVTPAAQPEVAEAVEEVAEQVEETSVVETPAAEAAEVEAPAADEPGTDAPAEA; encoded by the coding sequence ATGGCCGTCGTGACCATGCGCCAGCTGCTGGAGAGCGGTGTCCACTTCGGGCACCAGACCCGCCGCTGGAACCCCAAGATGAAGCGCTTCATCTTCACCGAGCGCAACGGCATCTACATCGTCGACCTGCAGCAGTCGCTGACCTTCATCGACAGCGCGTACGACTTCGTCAGCCAGACCGTCGCGCACGGTGGCACCGTGCTCTTCGTCGGCACCAAGAAGCAGGCGCAGGAGCCCGTCGCCGAGCAGGCCGCGCGCGTGGGCATGCCCTACGTCAACCAGCGCTGGCTGGGCGGCATGCTGACCAACTTCTCGACGGTGCACAAGCGCCTGCAGCGCCTCAAGGAGCTCGAGCAGATCGACTTCGACGACGTCGCGGCCTCCGGCCTGACGAAGAAGGAGCTGCTCGTCCTGCGCCGTGAGAAGGACAAGCTCTCCAAGACCCTCGGCGGCATCCGTGACATGGCCAAGGTGCCGTCCGCGGTGTGGATCGTCGACACCAACAAGGAGCACCTCGCCGTCGACGAGGCCCGCAAGCTGGGCATCCCGGTCGTCGCGATCCTGGACACCAACTGCGACCCCGACCAGGTCGACTACCCGATCCCGGGCAACGACGACGCGATCCGCGCCGTCCAGCTGCTCACCCGCGTGATCGCCGACGCGGTCGCCGACGGTCTGCTCAAGCGCCACTCCGGCGCGCCGGCTGCCGCCGAGGGCGCCGGCACGGTCGAGGCCGAGCCGCTGGCCGAGTGGGAGCGCGAGCTGCTCGCCGGTGCCGAGGCCGACCTGGCCGCCGCCGACGTGACCCCCGCTGCCCAGCCCGAGGTCGCCGAGGCCGTCGAGGAGGTCGCGGAGCAGGTCGAGGAGACCTCCGTGGTCGAGACGCCCGCCGCCGAGGCGGCCGAGGTCGAGGCGCCTGCCGCCGACGAGCCCGGCACCGACGCGCCGGCCGAGGCCTGA
- the pyrH gene encoding UMP kinase, translated as MSPQGKDRSDKWTRRVLLKLSGESFGGGSVGLAADVVRRIADEIAVAVRNGVQVAIVVGGGNFFRGAELAQNGMDRARADYMGMLGTVMNCLALQDFLEQAGVSTRVQTAITMGQVAEPYIPLRAIRHLEKGRVVIFGAGAGMPFFSTDTVAVQRALETHCQEVLMGKNGVDGVYSADPRRDPSARKLDHLTYTEALVQGLEVMDATALSLCRDNDVRMVVFGLEERGNVTRALDGERIGTLVTTS; from the coding sequence GTGAGCCCGCAGGGCAAGGATCGCTCCGACAAGTGGACCCGGCGGGTGCTGCTCAAGCTCTCCGGAGAGTCGTTCGGCGGCGGGAGCGTCGGGCTCGCGGCGGACGTGGTGCGGCGCATCGCGGACGAGATCGCGGTGGCCGTGCGCAACGGCGTGCAGGTGGCGATCGTCGTCGGCGGCGGCAACTTCTTCCGCGGGGCAGAGCTGGCGCAGAACGGCATGGACCGGGCTCGCGCCGACTACATGGGCATGCTGGGCACGGTGATGAACTGCCTCGCGTTGCAGGACTTCCTGGAGCAGGCCGGCGTCAGCACCCGCGTCCAGACCGCGATCACGATGGGCCAGGTCGCCGAGCCGTACATCCCGCTGCGGGCGATCCGGCACCTGGAGAAGGGCCGCGTCGTGATCTTCGGCGCCGGGGCAGGCATGCCGTTCTTCTCCACGGACACGGTGGCGGTGCAGCGGGCTCTCGAGACCCACTGCCAGGAGGTGCTGATGGGCAAGAACGGCGTGGACGGCGTCTACAGCGCCGACCCGCGCCGCGACCCGTCGGCCCGCAAGCTCGACCACCTGACCTACACCGAGGCGCTGGTCCAGGGCCTCGAGGTGATGGACGCCACGGCCCTGTCCCTGTGCCGTGACAACGACGTCCGGATGGTCGTGTTCGGCCTCGAGGAGCGCGGGAACGTCACCCGGGCGCTCGACGGTGAGAGGATCGGCACGCTCGTCACCACGAGCTGA
- the tsf gene encoding translation elongation factor Ts, whose protein sequence is MANYSVADIKALREKTGAGMLDVKKALDEADGDSEKALEIIRVKGLKGIGKREGRSASDGLVTAWVGPTADGEGQSAVLLEVNSETDFVAKNQTFISFADRVLAAAVSSGARDADALLAADSDGTPVQSVVDDIAATIGEKIVVRRLARLAGEHVEVYLHKVNKDLPPQVGVLVATDAAGASVARDIATHIAAYSPTYLTREDVPADVVASERHIAEETARGEGKPEAALPKIVEGRLVGFFKENVLVDQAFARDAKKSVGQVLAEVGGTVTGFARFRVGA, encoded by the coding sequence ATGGCGAACTACTCGGTCGCTGACATCAAGGCGCTCCGCGAGAAGACGGGCGCCGGCATGCTCGACGTCAAGAAGGCGCTCGACGAGGCGGACGGCGACTCGGAGAAGGCGCTGGAGATCATCCGCGTCAAGGGCCTGAAGGGCATCGGCAAGCGCGAGGGTCGCTCGGCCTCCGACGGCCTGGTGACGGCGTGGGTCGGCCCGACGGCCGATGGCGAGGGTCAGAGCGCGGTGCTGCTCGAGGTCAACTCGGAGACGGACTTCGTCGCCAAGAACCAGACCTTCATCTCCTTCGCGGACCGCGTGCTCGCGGCGGCTGTCTCCTCCGGCGCCCGTGACGCGGACGCGCTGCTCGCCGCCGACTCGGACGGCACCCCGGTGCAGTCCGTGGTCGACGACATCGCGGCGACCATCGGCGAGAAGATCGTCGTCCGGCGGCTCGCCCGCCTGGCCGGCGAGCACGTCGAGGTCTACCTGCACAAGGTCAACAAGGACCTGCCCCCGCAGGTCGGCGTGCTGGTCGCCACGGACGCGGCCGGCGCCTCGGTCGCCCGCGACATCGCCACGCACATCGCGGCGTACTCGCCGACCTACCTCACCCGTGAGGACGTCCCCGCGGACGTCGTCGCGAGCGAGCGGCACATCGCCGAGGAGACCGCGCGTGGTGAGGGCAAGCCCGAGGCTGCCCTGCCGAAGATCGTGGAGGGTCGCCTCGTCGGCTTCTTCAAGGAGAACGTCCTGGTCGACCAGGCGTTCGCCCGCGACGCGAAGAAGTCCGTCGGCCAGGTCCTCGCCGAGGTCGGTGGCACCGTCACCGGCTTCGCGCGGTTCCGCGTCGGCGCCTGA
- the dprA gene encoding DNA-processing protein DprA: protein MSGTVYEDDSSATAERMARVAWSALVEPGDRIAGALVRILGAAHALAWARAAARGAVDWSVVLTAAGEEMGAADRARLGRALLRWAGRLESLCPERDLGALQRLNGHLVVPGDDGWPRGLDDLGDAAPPALWVRGALPARSTVAVVGARASTTYGERVAYDLAHGLATRGSCVASGGAYGIDAAAHRGALGAGGLTLVVLAGGVDRAYPAGNARIFEETVGTGGALVSEVPPGSLPTKSRFLQRNRVIAALSDATVVVEAAWRSGALSSAHHAAALLRPVGAVPGPVTSAASAGCHRLLREGHAVCVTDADEVAELLPGGLHHAGDVRTSDDAVSRGTLTDLGTRVLQVHDALPLRGGLDESTIATRAGTSVAEARAALGILQLEDLAVRAGDRWTARRSARATDTRPTG, encoded by the coding sequence GTGAGCGGCACCGTCTACGAGGACGACTCGTCCGCGACCGCGGAGCGGATGGCGCGGGTTGCATGGTCTGCTCTCGTCGAGCCGGGTGACCGCATCGCCGGGGCGTTGGTCAGGATCCTCGGCGCCGCCCACGCGCTCGCGTGGGCTCGTGCCGCAGCGCGGGGGGCCGTCGACTGGTCCGTCGTGCTCACCGCGGCGGGCGAGGAGATGGGCGCGGCCGACCGCGCTCGGCTGGGCCGAGCCCTGCTGCGCTGGGCAGGGCGCCTCGAGTCCCTGTGCCCGGAGCGCGACCTCGGCGCCCTGCAGCGCCTGAACGGTCATCTCGTCGTCCCGGGGGACGACGGGTGGCCGCGCGGTCTGGACGACCTGGGCGATGCCGCACCACCGGCTCTGTGGGTTCGCGGCGCGCTGCCCGCGCGCAGCACCGTCGCGGTCGTCGGGGCGCGAGCCAGCACCACGTACGGAGAGCGAGTCGCCTACGACCTCGCTCACGGCCTCGCGACCCGGGGGAGCTGTGTCGCGTCGGGCGGTGCGTACGGCATCGACGCAGCGGCGCACCGTGGCGCCCTCGGCGCTGGCGGCCTCACCCTGGTCGTCCTCGCGGGTGGCGTGGACCGCGCCTATCCGGCCGGGAACGCGCGCATCTTCGAGGAAACGGTCGGAACGGGCGGCGCCCTCGTCAGTGAGGTCCCGCCGGGTTCCCTTCCGACCAAGTCCCGGTTTCTGCAACGCAACCGTGTGATCGCCGCACTGTCCGACGCGACCGTGGTCGTGGAGGCGGCGTGGCGCTCCGGCGCCCTCAGCTCCGCTCATCACGCCGCGGCGCTGCTGCGGCCGGTCGGCGCCGTGCCGGGACCGGTGACCTCCGCAGCGTCCGCGGGATGCCACCGGCTGCTCCGCGAAGGGCATGCGGTGTGCGTGACCGACGCCGACGAGGTGGCCGAGCTGCTGCCGGGCGGCCTGCACCACGCCGGCGACGTCCGCACCAGCGACGACGCGGTCAGCCGTGGCACGCTCACGGACCTCGGCACGAGGGTCCTCCAGGTCCATGACGCGTTGCCCCTGCGCGGCGGCCTGGACGAGTCGACGATCGCGACGCGCGCCGGCACGTCGGTCGCCGAGGCGCGGGCAGCGCTCGGCATCCTGCAGCTCGAGGATCTCGCCGTCCGCGCAGGAGACCGGTGGACCGCTCGGCGGTCGGCGCGTGCGACCGACACTCGGCCGACCGGGTGA
- a CDS encoding FliA/WhiG family RNA polymerase sigma factor, with product MTTPLSAPVRSSVRTAEPADRYAAGTAPQGVIPQQRSVAAGTAVPTGPVADAVLDLEATWVAFKDTGCPQARERLIMSFVPLVTAVAGRVGMRLPSMVEHADLVSYGMFGLIDAIEKYELGRSVKFESYASSRIRGAIIDELRAMDWVPRSVRTKARAVDRAYGELEATLHRSPSEHEVAGHLQMPVEELRSVLGQLSSVNVAALDEMLGGDDRPGSVSLGDTLGDERSEDPARSVEAQETKFLLARAIEQLGERERMVVVLYYYEGMTLAEIGRLLGVTESRISQMHTAAMARLRTRLVEAERG from the coding sequence ATGACCACACCCCTGAGCGCGCCGGTCCGCTCGTCCGTGCGCACGGCCGAGCCGGCAGACCGCTATGCGGCCGGCACCGCCCCGCAGGGTGTCATCCCGCAGCAGCGCTCCGTCGCCGCAGGCACCGCCGTACCGACGGGTCCGGTCGCCGACGCCGTCCTGGACCTCGAGGCCACCTGGGTGGCCTTCAAGGACACGGGCTGCCCCCAGGCGCGCGAGCGCCTGATCATGAGCTTCGTGCCGCTGGTCACGGCCGTCGCCGGCCGGGTCGGGATGCGTCTACCGAGCATGGTGGAGCACGCGGACCTGGTGTCCTACGGCATGTTCGGCCTGATCGACGCCATCGAGAAGTACGAGCTGGGTCGTTCCGTGAAGTTCGAGTCGTACGCGTCCTCGCGGATCCGCGGCGCGATCATCGACGAGCTGCGCGCGATGGACTGGGTGCCCCGCTCCGTCCGGACGAAGGCCCGCGCTGTCGACCGTGCCTACGGCGAGCTCGAGGCGACCCTGCACCGCTCACCGAGCGAGCACGAGGTGGCGGGCCACCTGCAGATGCCGGTCGAGGAGCTGCGCTCCGTGCTCGGTCAGCTGTCCTCCGTCAACGTGGCTGCGCTCGACGAGATGCTGGGCGGGGACGACCGGCCCGGCTCCGTGTCCCTCGGGGACACGCTCGGCGACGAGCGGTCGGAGGACCCTGCGCGGTCGGTCGAGGCGCAGGAGACCAAGTTCCTGCTGGCGCGGGCCATCGAGCAGCTCGGCGAGCGTGAGCGGATGGTCGTGGTCCTCTACTACTACGAGGGCATGACGTTGGCCGAGATCGGCCGGCTGCTCGGCGTGACCGAGTCCCGCATCTCGCAGATGCACACCGCGGCGATGGCCCGGCTCCGGACGCGACTGGTCGAGGCCGAGCGCGGCTGA
- a CDS encoding peptidoglycan DD-metalloendopeptidase family protein: MRPAALRPLPTPTAPVPVARGRRARAVVRLAATTALLVGTVAAPAAPSASVPGSVIGAGALRGTPPTGGPVAVYRAPVPGTPSFAHPFRAPAQRWSAGHRGVDLWLGDDMPVLAPAAGTVTFAGTVVDRGVVSVLHPDGRRSSVEPVVAAVVVGQQVGAGDVLGTLDGSGGHCTPRSCVHWGLREGDRYLDPVTVLSGGGPIVLLPVAPAG; this comes from the coding sequence GTGCGGCCCGCTGCTCTCCGACCTCTGCCGACCCCGACGGCACCCGTCCCCGTCGCCCGTGGCCGTCGTGCGCGAGCCGTCGTCAGGCTCGCCGCCACCACGGCGCTGCTCGTCGGCACGGTCGCCGCCCCCGCAGCACCGAGCGCGTCCGTCCCGGGGAGCGTGATCGGTGCCGGCGCGCTGCGTGGCACGCCCCCGACCGGCGGACCGGTGGCCGTCTACCGGGCCCCGGTCCCGGGTACCCCCTCGTTCGCACACCCCTTCCGGGCCCCCGCGCAGCGGTGGTCGGCCGGCCACCGGGGCGTGGACCTCTGGCTGGGCGACGACATGCCCGTCCTGGCGCCGGCCGCCGGCACCGTGACGTTCGCCGGCACGGTCGTGGACCGGGGAGTGGTGTCGGTGCTCCACCCCGACGGGCGGCGGAGCAGCGTCGAGCCGGTGGTGGCTGCCGTGGTCGTCGGCCAGCAGGTGGGTGCCGGTGACGTCCTGGGGACTCTCGACGGGTCGGGCGGCCACTGCACACCCCGCAGCTGCGTGCACTGGGGCCTGCGGGAGGGTGACCGCTACCTGGACCCGGTGACGGTGCTGTCCGGTGGCGGGCCGATCGTGCTGCTCCCGGTGGCACCCGCCGGGTGA
- a CDS encoding phosphatidate cytidylyltransferase, whose translation MSQLAAPRTPTPGRDLPVAVAVGLGLLGVVVASLFIRKEAFGVLAVILVCGAMWELARAFTRRDVHLPLVPLIVGSIGILVSAYTAGPEALIVAFVLTVGGAVVWRVLDGSGRPALRDSTAAAFAAAYLPFLAGFAMLMLAQPDGPSRTLVFVLLAVASDVGGYSVGVLLGRHPLAPSVSPKKSWEGLAGSVVLACVVGVVGVQVAFGAQPYVGVLLGLATVCTATLGDLSESMLKRDLELKDMGSLLPGHGGLLDRLDSLLLTAPAVYLVLAVLVPVR comes from the coding sequence ATGTCGCAGCTCGCCGCCCCCCGCACCCCGACTCCGGGCCGTGACCTGCCGGTCGCGGTCGCGGTGGGTCTCGGCCTGCTCGGCGTGGTGGTCGCCTCGCTGTTCATCCGCAAGGAGGCCTTCGGCGTCCTGGCGGTGATCCTGGTCTGCGGGGCGATGTGGGAGCTCGCGCGCGCGTTCACCCGCCGCGACGTGCACCTGCCGCTGGTCCCGCTGATCGTCGGCTCGATCGGGATCCTCGTGTCGGCGTACACCGCCGGTCCGGAGGCGCTGATCGTGGCGTTCGTCCTCACCGTCGGCGGTGCCGTGGTCTGGCGCGTGCTGGACGGCTCCGGCCGGCCCGCGCTGCGCGACTCGACGGCCGCGGCGTTCGCTGCGGCGTACCTGCCGTTCCTCGCCGGCTTCGCGATGCTGATGCTCGCCCAGCCGGACGGGCCGTCCCGCACGCTCGTGTTCGTCCTGCTCGCGGTGGCGAGCGACGTCGGTGGCTACTCCGTGGGGGTGCTGCTCGGACGGCACCCGCTCGCGCCGAGCGTCAGCCCGAAGAAGAGCTGGGAGGGGCTGGCGGGATCGGTGGTGCTGGCCTGCGTGGTCGGCGTGGTCGGCGTGCAGGTGGCGTTCGGAGCGCAGCCCTACGTGGGGGTGCTGCTGGGCCTCGCGACGGTGTGCACCGCGACGCTCGGCGACCTGTCGGAGTCGATGCTGAAGCGGGACCTCGAGCTGAAGGACATGGGCAGCCTGCTGCCCGGCCATGGCGGCCTGCTCGACCGGCTCGACTCGTTGCTGCTCACGGCGCCCGCGGTGTACCTGGTGCTCGCCGTGCTGGTGCCGGTCCGATGA
- the frr gene encoding ribosome recycling factor: MIDETLLEAEEKMDKAIEVAKDDFSSIRTGRANAAMFSKILVDYYGSPTPLQQLASFNVPEARTMLISPFDKSSMHAIEKAIRDSDLGVNPTDDGGVIRVVLPALTAERRKDFVKLAKTKAEDARVSVRSVRRHAKDELDRIARDGEAGEDEVARAEKELEALTKKHVELVDHLLATKESELLEV, from the coding sequence GTGATCGACGAGACCCTCCTCGAGGCCGAGGAGAAGATGGACAAGGCGATCGAGGTCGCGAAGGACGACTTCTCGTCGATCCGCACCGGCCGTGCGAACGCGGCGATGTTCTCCAAGATCCTGGTCGACTACTACGGGAGCCCGACGCCGCTGCAGCAGCTGGCGTCGTTCAACGTGCCCGAGGCGCGGACGATGCTGATCTCCCCGTTCGACAAGTCCTCGATGCACGCCATCGAGAAGGCGATCCGCGACTCCGACCTCGGGGTGAACCCGACGGACGACGGTGGCGTGATCCGAGTCGTGCTCCCGGCGCTGACCGCCGAGCGGCGCAAGGACTTCGTCAAGCTCGCGAAGACCAAGGCCGAGGACGCCCGCGTCTCGGTGCGCAGCGTGCGTCGGCACGCCAAGGACGAGCTGGACCGGATCGCCCGTGACGGCGAGGCCGGCGAGGACGAGGTCGCCCGCGCCGAGAAGGAGCTCGAGGCCCTCACCAAGAAGCACGTCGAGCTGGTGGACCACCTGCTCGCCACCAAGGAGAGCGAGCTGCTCGAGGTCTGA
- a CDS encoding tyrosine recombinase XerC → MAEITAGAPERALLQSDFALHLRAQRGLSEHTVRAYEGDLDHLFAYAGRHGRSTLDSIDLTTLRGWLAAMAASQHSRATLARRSAAVRTFFGWAVHTGRLASDPTARLATARVSGVLPTVLAQPAVTTLLDTARAAAQDGDPVAVRDWAAAELLYATGVRVGELCGASLSDLDLNERTLRVFGKGGKERVVPVGLPAVQAARAWLELGRPRLAGPMSGDALFLGARGARVDQRRLRDAVHRLAATAGVDDVAPHALRHTAATHLLEGGSDLRTVQELLGHASLGTTQRYTHVSAERLRSAYQLAHPRA, encoded by the coding sequence GTGGCAGAGATCACTGCGGGAGCGCCCGAGCGCGCCCTCCTGCAGTCCGACTTCGCCCTGCATCTGCGCGCCCAGCGGGGCCTGTCCGAGCACACCGTGCGCGCCTACGAGGGAGACCTGGACCACCTGTTCGCGTACGCGGGTCGTCATGGTCGCAGCACCCTGGACTCGATCGACCTGACCACGCTGCGCGGCTGGCTCGCGGCGATGGCGGCGAGCCAGCACAGCCGCGCGACCCTGGCGCGCCGCTCGGCGGCCGTCCGGACGTTCTTCGGCTGGGCCGTCCACACCGGGCGCCTGGCATCCGACCCGACGGCTCGGCTCGCGACGGCTCGGGTCTCCGGTGTGCTGCCCACCGTGCTGGCGCAACCTGCGGTCACCACGTTGCTGGACACGGCCCGGGCCGCGGCGCAGGACGGTGACCCCGTCGCGGTGCGGGACTGGGCGGCGGCCGAGCTGCTGTACGCCACCGGGGTACGGGTCGGGGAGCTCTGCGGAGCGAGCCTGTCGGACCTCGACCTGAACGAGCGGACGCTGCGGGTGTTCGGCAAGGGCGGCAAGGAGCGAGTGGTGCCGGTGGGCCTTCCCGCCGTGCAGGCAGCTCGTGCGTGGCTCGAGCTCGGTCGGCCCCGCCTGGCCGGCCCGATGTCCGGCGACGCGCTGTTCCTCGGTGCTCGGGGCGCCCGTGTCGACCAGCGACGGCTGCGGGATGCGGTGCACCGGCTTGCCGCCACCGCGGGGGTGGACGACGTCGCCCCGCACGCGCTCCGCCACACGGCCGCGACGCACCTTCTCGAGGGCGGTTCGGACCTGCGGACCGTCCAGGAGCTGCTGGGCCACGCAAGCCTCGGCACCACGCAGCGGTACACCCACGTCTCGGCGGAGCGTCTGCGCTCCGCCTACCAGCTCGCTCACCCCCGCGCATGA